A part of Perca fluviatilis chromosome 15, GENO_Pfluv_1.0, whole genome shotgun sequence genomic DNA contains:
- the plekhh3 gene encoding pleckstrin homology domain-containing family H member 3 isoform X2: MPLQGVCWFLCCRQGFSLLGRDYGEKEEEASFELRNKEDLTPNGRSPAEVTVSQPTRTANGTNGHTVSEMNEEMKSLVIEKSKMGLEEEPEVLVKGWLLREVRGNWIKQRRYWFILSQDSLDYYTGPEKGARRLGTLVLTNLCSVIWPDKQTYKETGHWSITVYGRRHCYRLYTKHFNEAVHWACAIQKIIDTKAPVETPTQLLIRDIEENKFNPEAVEHIYQHNPILKYTQGPLYAPLLPFPYGSLEHTYHSGKGYGSVREEAVKLFNCLQQLESAWEPVPIIQGVLQTCLDLRPLRDEVYCQLVKQTSYTPAPYTAAHLRYWQLLTCMSCTFLPGPTVLKYLRFHLKRIQSQSPESEMDNYASFISEALEKTKCRECVPSWEEIQMLMSRQEMLCTVHYPGPLSCQLYISSHTTANEVVRRMQEKLGLQESKNTFALYEQNALWEQPVTGSALIADILTSLSTKESESESHWKLCFKLYCLLDADSISVDSIEYIFLFEQCHEMVVRGQLPACEEDLHALASLRLQCLMGDFSTHAPCPPLDELFPGHVLESRVLMSLSAPQTLPPCQVAAQGCPTTQRFHTGLLAGALWSHTATAAHKQKVEQDMRLRSRLKEEGATVMVSILERWKGLAGYSRRDSMAAYLTIARQWSGFGCTLYEVDFYISSTGSFSQKLWLGVAATSVSLYRQGEAEALESFPYGQICSYGVSDSNTFKITAGDRDLLFETTKLTEIMQLMNAYFSAIHRQRGKGEDADITITESTEVGFHHLALTHTPTLLELPSHPV, from the exons AGTCCAGCTGAAGTGACTGTTTCTCAACCAACTCGCACAGCCAATGGAACAAATGG GCACACTGTCTCAGAGATGAATGAAGAGATGAAGAGCCTGGTCATCGAGAAGAGTAAGATGGGCCTGGAGGAAGAGCCTGAAGTGCTGGTCAAGG GGTGGCTGTTGCGGGAGGTGCGAGGAAACTGGATCAAGCAGCGTCGGTACTGGTTCATACTGAGCCAGGATTCCCTTGACTACTACACCGGACCAGAGAAAGGAGCCCGGAGACTGGGCACGCTGGTCCTCACCAACCTCTGCTCTGTCATCTGGCCAGACAAGCAGACATACAAGGAAACGG GCCACTGGAGCATCACAGTATATGGACGGAGGCACTGCTACAGGCTGTACACCAAGCACTTCAACGAGGCTGTGCACTGGGCATGTGCCATCCAGAAAATCATTGATACCAAAGCACCAGTGGAAACACCAACACAGCTCCTTATTCGAGACATCGAG GAGAATAAGTTCAACCCTGAGGCAGTGGAGCACATATACCAGCACAATCCCATCCTGAAGTACACCCAGGGCCCCCTGTATGCTCCTCTGCTGCCCTTCCCATATGGCAGCCTGgagcacacat aCCACAGCGGAAAAGGCTACGGCTCGGTGCGTGAGGAGGCCGTGAAGCTCTTCAATTGCCTGCAGCAACTAGAGTCGGCGTGGGAGCCAGTTCCCATCATCCAGGGCGTGCTGCAGACCTGCCTGGACCTGCGGCCCCTCCGCGACGAGGTCTACTGCCAGCTAGTGAAGCAGACCAGCTACACTCCTGCCCCGTACACTGCCGCACACCTCCGCTACTGGCAACTTCTCACTTGCATGAGCTGCACCTTCCTGCCTGGGCCCACCGTGCTCAAGTACCTGCGATTCCACCTTAAGAG GATCCAGAGCCAGAGTCCTGAGTCTGAGATGGATAACTATGCGTCATTCATCAGCGAGGCTCTGGAGAAGACAAAGTGTCGGGAGTGTGTGCCATCCTGGGAGGAGATCCAGATGCTGATGAGCCGACAGGAGATGCTGTGCACTGTGCACTATCCTGGCCCTCTATCCTGCCAGCTCTACATCAGCTCACACACAACCGCCAATGAG GTGGTTCGAAGGATGCAGGAGAAGCTCGGCCTGCAAGAgagcaaaaacacatttgcactGTACGAGCAGAATGCACTGTGGGAGCAGCCGGTCACAGGCAGCGCTCTGATTGCTGACATCCTGACCAG CCTCTCCACCAAAGAGTCAGAGTCTGAATCCCATTGGAAACTGTGTTTCAAGCTCTACTGCCTGTTGGATGCTGACAGCATATCAGTAGACAGCATTGAGTATATCTTCCTCTTTGAGCAG TGCCATGAGATGGTGGTGCGTGGCCAGCTGCCAGCCTGTGAAGAGGACCTGCATGCCTTAGCTTCCCTGAGGCTTCAGTGTCTGATGGGTGACTTCAGTACTCATGCCCCCTGCCCACCTCTGGACGAGCTTTTCCCAGGTCACGTTCTAGAATCTCGAGTCCTCATGTCCCTCTCTGCACCCCAAACCCTGCCTCCTTGTCAGGTGGCTGCCCAAGGCTGCCCCACGACGCAGCGCTTCCACACGGGCCTCCTGGCTGGGGCGCTGTGGAGCCACACAGCTACAGCAGCGCACAAGCAAAAGGTGGAGCAGGACATGCGTCTGCGGAGTCGGCTGAAGGAGGAGGGAGCGACTGTCATGGTATCCATCTTGGAGCGTTGGAAAGGTCTAGCCGGCTACAGCCGCAGGGATAGTATGGCCGCCTACCTCACAATTGCACGCCAGTGGTCAGGCTTTGGATGCACTCTTTATGAAGTGGACTTTTATATT AGTTCAACAGGGAGTTTTTCCCAGAAGTTGTGGCTTGGTGTAGCTGCTACATCGGTGTCTCTGTATCGGCAGGGAGAGGCAGAGGCCCTGGAGTCCTTCCCTTATGGCCAGATCTGTTCTTATGGCGTATCCGATAGCAACACCTTCAAGATCACAGCTGGGGATCGGGATCTGCTGTTTGAAACCACCAAG ctGACTGAGATCATGCAGCTGATGAATGCGTATTTCAGTGCCATCCATCGCCAGCGAGGGAAAGGGGAAGATGCGGACATCACCATCACAGAAAGCACAGAGGTGGGATTCCATCACCTGGccttgacacacacacccaccctccTGGAGCTGCCCTCGCACCCTGTTTGA
- the plekhh3 gene encoding pleckstrin homology domain-containing family H member 3 isoform X1, which yields MPLQGVCWFLCCRQGFSLLGRDYGEKEEEASFELRNKEDLTPNGRSPAEVTVSQPTRTANGTNGHTVSEMNEEMKSLVIEKSKMGLEEEPEVLVKGWLLREVRGNWIKQRRYWFILSQDSLDYYTGPEKGARRLGTLVLTNLCSVIWPDKQTYKETGHWSITVYGRRHCYRLYTKHFNEAVHWACAIQKIIDTKAPVETPTQLLIRDIEENKFNPEAVEHIYQHNPILKYTQGPLYAPLLPFPYGSLEHTYHSGKGYGSVREEAVKLFNCLQQLESAWEPVPIIQGVLQTCLDLRPLRDEVYCQLVKQTSYTPAPYTAAHLRYWQLLTCMSCTFLPGPTVLKYLRFHLKRIQSQSPESEMDNYASFISEALEKTKCRECVPSWEEIQMLMSRQEMLCTVHYPGPLSCQLYISSHTTANEVVRRMQEKLGLQESKNTFALYEQNALWEQPVTGSALIADILTRFENLSTKESESESHWKLCFKLYCLLDADSISVDSIEYIFLFEQCHEMVVRGQLPACEEDLHALASLRLQCLMGDFSTHAPCPPLDELFPGHVLESRVLMSLSAPQTLPPCQVAAQGCPTTQRFHTGLLAGALWSHTATAAHKQKVEQDMRLRSRLKEEGATVMVSILERWKGLAGYSRRDSMAAYLTIARQWSGFGCTLYEVDFYISSTGSFSQKLWLGVAATSVSLYRQGEAEALESFPYGQICSYGVSDSNTFKITAGDRDLLFETTKLTEIMQLMNAYFSAIHRQRGKGEDADITITESTEVGFHHLALTHTPTLLELPSHPV from the exons AGTCCAGCTGAAGTGACTGTTTCTCAACCAACTCGCACAGCCAATGGAACAAATGG GCACACTGTCTCAGAGATGAATGAAGAGATGAAGAGCCTGGTCATCGAGAAGAGTAAGATGGGCCTGGAGGAAGAGCCTGAAGTGCTGGTCAAGG GGTGGCTGTTGCGGGAGGTGCGAGGAAACTGGATCAAGCAGCGTCGGTACTGGTTCATACTGAGCCAGGATTCCCTTGACTACTACACCGGACCAGAGAAAGGAGCCCGGAGACTGGGCACGCTGGTCCTCACCAACCTCTGCTCTGTCATCTGGCCAGACAAGCAGACATACAAGGAAACGG GCCACTGGAGCATCACAGTATATGGACGGAGGCACTGCTACAGGCTGTACACCAAGCACTTCAACGAGGCTGTGCACTGGGCATGTGCCATCCAGAAAATCATTGATACCAAAGCACCAGTGGAAACACCAACACAGCTCCTTATTCGAGACATCGAG GAGAATAAGTTCAACCCTGAGGCAGTGGAGCACATATACCAGCACAATCCCATCCTGAAGTACACCCAGGGCCCCCTGTATGCTCCTCTGCTGCCCTTCCCATATGGCAGCCTGgagcacacat aCCACAGCGGAAAAGGCTACGGCTCGGTGCGTGAGGAGGCCGTGAAGCTCTTCAATTGCCTGCAGCAACTAGAGTCGGCGTGGGAGCCAGTTCCCATCATCCAGGGCGTGCTGCAGACCTGCCTGGACCTGCGGCCCCTCCGCGACGAGGTCTACTGCCAGCTAGTGAAGCAGACCAGCTACACTCCTGCCCCGTACACTGCCGCACACCTCCGCTACTGGCAACTTCTCACTTGCATGAGCTGCACCTTCCTGCCTGGGCCCACCGTGCTCAAGTACCTGCGATTCCACCTTAAGAG GATCCAGAGCCAGAGTCCTGAGTCTGAGATGGATAACTATGCGTCATTCATCAGCGAGGCTCTGGAGAAGACAAAGTGTCGGGAGTGTGTGCCATCCTGGGAGGAGATCCAGATGCTGATGAGCCGACAGGAGATGCTGTGCACTGTGCACTATCCTGGCCCTCTATCCTGCCAGCTCTACATCAGCTCACACACAACCGCCAATGAG GTGGTTCGAAGGATGCAGGAGAAGCTCGGCCTGCAAGAgagcaaaaacacatttgcactGTACGAGCAGAATGCACTGTGGGAGCAGCCGGTCACAGGCAGCGCTCTGATTGCTGACATCCTGACCAGGTTTGAAAA CCTCTCCACCAAAGAGTCAGAGTCTGAATCCCATTGGAAACTGTGTTTCAAGCTCTACTGCCTGTTGGATGCTGACAGCATATCAGTAGACAGCATTGAGTATATCTTCCTCTTTGAGCAG TGCCATGAGATGGTGGTGCGTGGCCAGCTGCCAGCCTGTGAAGAGGACCTGCATGCCTTAGCTTCCCTGAGGCTTCAGTGTCTGATGGGTGACTTCAGTACTCATGCCCCCTGCCCACCTCTGGACGAGCTTTTCCCAGGTCACGTTCTAGAATCTCGAGTCCTCATGTCCCTCTCTGCACCCCAAACCCTGCCTCCTTGTCAGGTGGCTGCCCAAGGCTGCCCCACGACGCAGCGCTTCCACACGGGCCTCCTGGCTGGGGCGCTGTGGAGCCACACAGCTACAGCAGCGCACAAGCAAAAGGTGGAGCAGGACATGCGTCTGCGGAGTCGGCTGAAGGAGGAGGGAGCGACTGTCATGGTATCCATCTTGGAGCGTTGGAAAGGTCTAGCCGGCTACAGCCGCAGGGATAGTATGGCCGCCTACCTCACAATTGCACGCCAGTGGTCAGGCTTTGGATGCACTCTTTATGAAGTGGACTTTTATATT AGTTCAACAGGGAGTTTTTCCCAGAAGTTGTGGCTTGGTGTAGCTGCTACATCGGTGTCTCTGTATCGGCAGGGAGAGGCAGAGGCCCTGGAGTCCTTCCCTTATGGCCAGATCTGTTCTTATGGCGTATCCGATAGCAACACCTTCAAGATCACAGCTGGGGATCGGGATCTGCTGTTTGAAACCACCAAG ctGACTGAGATCATGCAGCTGATGAATGCGTATTTCAGTGCCATCCATCGCCAGCGAGGGAAAGGGGAAGATGCGGACATCACCATCACAGAAAGCACAGAGGTGGGATTCCATCACCTGGccttgacacacacacccaccctccTGGAGCTGCCCTCGCACCCTGTTTGA
- the plekhh3 gene encoding pleckstrin homology domain-containing family H member 3 isoform X3, giving the protein MPLQGVCWFLCCRQGFSLLGRDYGEKEEEASFELRNKEDLTPNGRSPAEVTVSQPTRTANGTNGHTVSEMNEEMKSLVIEKSKMGLEEEPEVLVKGWLLREVRGNWIKQRRYWFILSQDSLDYYTGPEKGARRLGTLVLTNLCSVIWPDKQTYKETGHWSITVYGRRHCYRLYTKHFNEAVHWACAIQKIIDTKAPVETPTQLLIRDIEENKFNPEAVEHIYQHNPILKYTQGPLYAPLLPFPYGSLEHTYHSGKGYGSVREEAVKLFNCLQQLESAWEPVPIIQGVLQTCLDLRPLRDEVYCQLVKQTSYTPAPYTAAHLRYWQLLTCMSCTFLPGPTVLKYLRFHLKRIQSQSPESEMDNYASFISEALEKTKCRECVPSWEEIQMLMSRQEMLCTVHYPGPLSCQLYISSHTTANEVVRRMQEKLGLQESKNTFALYEQNALWEQPVTGSALIADILTRFENLSTKESESESHWKLCFKLYCLLDADSISVDSIEYIFLFEQCHEMVVRGQLPACEEDLHALASLRLQCLMGDFSTHAPCPPLDELFPGHVLESRVLMSLSAPQTLPPCQVAAQGCPTTQRFHTGLLAGALWSHTATAAHKQKVEQDMRLRSRLKEEGATVMVSILERWKGLAGYSRRDSMAAYLTIARQWSGFGCTLYEVDFYISSTGSFSQKLWLGVAATSVSLYRQGEAEALESFPYGQICSYGVSDSNTFKITAGDRDLLFETTKSAYNLPLLSNRC; this is encoded by the exons AGTCCAGCTGAAGTGACTGTTTCTCAACCAACTCGCACAGCCAATGGAACAAATGG GCACACTGTCTCAGAGATGAATGAAGAGATGAAGAGCCTGGTCATCGAGAAGAGTAAGATGGGCCTGGAGGAAGAGCCTGAAGTGCTGGTCAAGG GGTGGCTGTTGCGGGAGGTGCGAGGAAACTGGATCAAGCAGCGTCGGTACTGGTTCATACTGAGCCAGGATTCCCTTGACTACTACACCGGACCAGAGAAAGGAGCCCGGAGACTGGGCACGCTGGTCCTCACCAACCTCTGCTCTGTCATCTGGCCAGACAAGCAGACATACAAGGAAACGG GCCACTGGAGCATCACAGTATATGGACGGAGGCACTGCTACAGGCTGTACACCAAGCACTTCAACGAGGCTGTGCACTGGGCATGTGCCATCCAGAAAATCATTGATACCAAAGCACCAGTGGAAACACCAACACAGCTCCTTATTCGAGACATCGAG GAGAATAAGTTCAACCCTGAGGCAGTGGAGCACATATACCAGCACAATCCCATCCTGAAGTACACCCAGGGCCCCCTGTATGCTCCTCTGCTGCCCTTCCCATATGGCAGCCTGgagcacacat aCCACAGCGGAAAAGGCTACGGCTCGGTGCGTGAGGAGGCCGTGAAGCTCTTCAATTGCCTGCAGCAACTAGAGTCGGCGTGGGAGCCAGTTCCCATCATCCAGGGCGTGCTGCAGACCTGCCTGGACCTGCGGCCCCTCCGCGACGAGGTCTACTGCCAGCTAGTGAAGCAGACCAGCTACACTCCTGCCCCGTACACTGCCGCACACCTCCGCTACTGGCAACTTCTCACTTGCATGAGCTGCACCTTCCTGCCTGGGCCCACCGTGCTCAAGTACCTGCGATTCCACCTTAAGAG GATCCAGAGCCAGAGTCCTGAGTCTGAGATGGATAACTATGCGTCATTCATCAGCGAGGCTCTGGAGAAGACAAAGTGTCGGGAGTGTGTGCCATCCTGGGAGGAGATCCAGATGCTGATGAGCCGACAGGAGATGCTGTGCACTGTGCACTATCCTGGCCCTCTATCCTGCCAGCTCTACATCAGCTCACACACAACCGCCAATGAG GTGGTTCGAAGGATGCAGGAGAAGCTCGGCCTGCAAGAgagcaaaaacacatttgcactGTACGAGCAGAATGCACTGTGGGAGCAGCCGGTCACAGGCAGCGCTCTGATTGCTGACATCCTGACCAGGTTTGAAAA CCTCTCCACCAAAGAGTCAGAGTCTGAATCCCATTGGAAACTGTGTTTCAAGCTCTACTGCCTGTTGGATGCTGACAGCATATCAGTAGACAGCATTGAGTATATCTTCCTCTTTGAGCAG TGCCATGAGATGGTGGTGCGTGGCCAGCTGCCAGCCTGTGAAGAGGACCTGCATGCCTTAGCTTCCCTGAGGCTTCAGTGTCTGATGGGTGACTTCAGTACTCATGCCCCCTGCCCACCTCTGGACGAGCTTTTCCCAGGTCACGTTCTAGAATCTCGAGTCCTCATGTCCCTCTCTGCACCCCAAACCCTGCCTCCTTGTCAGGTGGCTGCCCAAGGCTGCCCCACGACGCAGCGCTTCCACACGGGCCTCCTGGCTGGGGCGCTGTGGAGCCACACAGCTACAGCAGCGCACAAGCAAAAGGTGGAGCAGGACATGCGTCTGCGGAGTCGGCTGAAGGAGGAGGGAGCGACTGTCATGGTATCCATCTTGGAGCGTTGGAAAGGTCTAGCCGGCTACAGCCGCAGGGATAGTATGGCCGCCTACCTCACAATTGCACGCCAGTGGTCAGGCTTTGGATGCACTCTTTATGAAGTGGACTTTTATATT AGTTCAACAGGGAGTTTTTCCCAGAAGTTGTGGCTTGGTGTAGCTGCTACATCGGTGTCTCTGTATCGGCAGGGAGAGGCAGAGGCCCTGGAGTCCTTCCCTTATGGCCAGATCTGTTCTTATGGCGTATCCGATAGCAACACCTTCAAGATCACAGCTGGGGATCGGGATCTGCTGTTTGAAACCACCAAG AGCGCATACAACCTGCCCCTGCTCTCCAACCGATGCTAA